The Aurantiacibacter arachoides genome window below encodes:
- a CDS encoding phosphodiester glycosidase family protein, whose translation MIFRILGCGAALLLASCEVHFDGEESEAVASICAPVMFEQSPFTHCTADPAEHVVGTALAPEGGSPWRSLRAFSQDDTASQGAMMAMNAGMYDSDGQPIGYFVENGQRLHLLNRAEGPGNFHLLPNGVFFGTTDGSWRVLPTDAFAEQVTERPMFATQSGPMLVIDGELHPSFDPDGESRKIRNGVGVDANGRAHFLISEAPVSFGKMARLYRDVLNVDNALFLDGTVSLLWDASRGRIDTGAPIGPLVVVRRQEDVE comes from the coding sequence GTGATATTTCGCATTCTCGGGTGCGGCGCGGCGCTGCTGCTCGCTTCCTGCGAGGTGCATTTCGATGGCGAAGAGAGTGAGGCCGTCGCCTCGATCTGCGCGCCGGTTATGTTCGAACAATCGCCCTTCACGCATTGCACCGCCGATCCGGCGGAACACGTCGTCGGCACGGCGCTCGCCCCCGAAGGCGGCTCACCCTGGCGCTCGCTGCGGGCCTTTTCGCAGGACGACACCGCATCTCAAGGCGCGATGATGGCCATGAATGCCGGCATGTACGACAGCGACGGCCAGCCCATCGGCTATTTCGTCGAGAATGGACAGCGCCTGCATCTGCTCAACCGGGCGGAGGGGCCGGGGAATTTTCACCTGCTGCCCAACGGCGTGTTCTTCGGCACAACCGATGGGTCCTGGCGCGTCCTGCCGACCGATGCCTTCGCCGAACAGGTGACGGAGCGCCCCATGTTCGCCACCCAGTCCGGCCCGATGCTGGTCATCGACGGGGAATTGCATCCATCGTTCGATCCAGACGGCGAGAGCCGCAAGATCAGGAACGGGGTGGGCGTCGATGCCAACGGCCGGGCGCATTTCCTGATCAGCGAGGCGCCCGTCAGCTTCGGCAAGATGGCACGGCTCTATCGCGACGTGCTCAATGTCGATAACGCGCTGTTCCTCGATGGCACCGTATCGCTGTTGTGGGACGCATCGCGTGGCCGGATCGACACCGGTGCCCCCATCGGCCCGCTGGTGGTCGTGCGCAGACAAGAGGACGTGGAATGA
- the pip gene encoding prolyl aminopeptidase, protein MTQYRGLYPITEPFESGMLDVGEGHSLYWERVGTKGAKPAVMLHGGPGGGISPAHRGQWDPALYDVILFDQRGCGKSLPFAEIAANDTWRIVEDMEKLRRMAGFDSWQVFGGSWGATLALAYAETYPERCSELILRGVFLGRQKEKDWLYTYGASEIMAEQWDKFSGLIPEAERGNLVQAYYDRLTSDDEATRLAAATQWSLWEGSVATLLPNEELLSSFADPAKAVPFARICAKFFLADFFLEEAQLLRDAGKLAGIPGIIVQGRHDICCPPVSAWDVKKAWPEVDLRIVHDAGHSAGEPGIIDGLVRATDQFAGKAG, encoded by the coding sequence ATGACGCAGTACCGGGGCCTGTATCCGATCACCGAGCCGTTCGAGAGCGGCATGCTCGATGTGGGCGAGGGCCATTCGCTGTATTGGGAGCGGGTCGGCACGAAGGGTGCCAAGCCTGCGGTTATGCTGCACGGAGGCCCTGGTGGCGGCATCAGCCCTGCCCATCGCGGCCAGTGGGATCCGGCGCTGTACGACGTGATCCTGTTCGACCAGCGCGGCTGCGGCAAGTCGCTGCCCTTCGCCGAGATCGCGGCGAACGATACCTGGCGCATCGTGGAGGACATGGAAAAGCTGCGGCGGATGGCCGGGTTCGATAGCTGGCAGGTCTTCGGCGGCAGCTGGGGCGCCACGCTGGCGCTCGCCTATGCCGAGACTTACCCGGAACGGTGCAGCGAGCTGATCCTGCGCGGCGTGTTCCTCGGCAGGCAAAAGGAAAAGGACTGGCTCTATACCTACGGCGCCAGCGAGATCATGGCCGAACAGTGGGACAAGTTCTCCGGCCTCATCCCCGAAGCCGAGCGTGGCAACCTGGTGCAGGCCTATTACGACCGGCTGACGAGCGACGACGAGGCGACCCGCCTCGCCGCCGCCACGCAGTGGTCGTTGTGGGAAGGCAGCGTCGCGACCCTGCTTCCCAACGAGGAACTGCTCTCAAGCTTCGCCGATCCGGCCAAGGCCGTGCCCTTTGCCCGCATCTGCGCCAAGTTCTTCCTGGCCGACTTCTTCCTCGAGGAAGCGCAGCTGCTGCGCGACGCGGGCAAGCTGGCGGGCATCCCCGGCATCATCGTGCAGGGCCGCCACGACATCTGCTGCCCGCCGGTCTCGGCGTGGGATGTCAAGAAAGCCTGGCCGGAGGTTGACCTGCGCATCGTCCACGATGCGGGCCATTCCGCGGGCGAGCCGGGGATCATCGATGGCCTGGTTCGCGCGACGGACCAGTTCGCTGGGAAAGCCGGCTAG
- a CDS encoding serine hydrolase domain-containing protein codes for MRRFPQFTCSLLVAAALATAGCAEAQDRAAEVTGEEAPQVATRGLDPDILEQTIGQAAQLPNLRSLIVMRHGEPLVEERFNGGPGLDAAVNIKSASKSVISALVGMAIERGVLEGTGQPVLSELSAYAPADADPRLRQVTVGNLLSMRAGLERTSGDNYGRWVSSENWVRYALSRPFVEEPGGRMLYSTGSTHLLSAMLTEASGRSTWALAQEWLAEPLGVVIPRWERDPQGIYLGGNQMAMSPRAMAAFGELYRNGGAAGGEQVLPAEWVERSWTPATRSPWSGESYGYGWFIGEVRGHLVYYAWGYGGQMIFVVPDLAMTVVMTSSTDVERGSDHLGALRRLLKDGIVPAAERGGQTG; via the coding sequence ATGCGTCGTTTCCCCCAGTTCACCTGCTCTCTCCTTGTCGCCGCAGCGCTCGCCACGGCCGGTTGTGCCGAGGCGCAGGATCGAGCGGCGGAGGTAACCGGCGAGGAAGCGCCTCAGGTCGCCACTCGAGGCCTCGATCCCGACATTCTGGAGCAGACGATCGGGCAAGCGGCGCAATTGCCCAATCTTCGCTCGCTTATCGTGATGCGCCATGGCGAGCCGCTGGTGGAGGAACGGTTCAACGGCGGGCCCGGGCTGGACGCTGCTGTCAACATCAAGTCCGCTTCCAAATCGGTCATTTCGGCGCTGGTCGGCATGGCGATAGAGCGCGGCGTCCTGGAAGGCACCGGGCAACCTGTGTTGAGCGAGCTGTCGGCCTATGCGCCGGCCGATGCCGATCCGCGGCTGCGACAGGTGACCGTTGGCAACCTGCTGTCCATGCGCGCCGGGCTGGAGCGGACCTCGGGCGACAACTATGGTCGCTGGGTCTCCAGCGAAAACTGGGTGCGCTATGCCCTGTCGCGGCCTTTCGTGGAGGAGCCGGGCGGACGGATGCTCTATTCCACCGGCAGCACGCACCTCCTGTCCGCCATGCTGACCGAGGCATCTGGCCGCTCGACATGGGCGCTGGCGCAGGAGTGGCTGGCAGAACCGCTGGGCGTGGTCATCCCCCGGTGGGAGCGTGATCCGCAAGGAATCTATCTCGGCGGCAACCAGATGGCGATGAGCCCGCGCGCCATGGCGGCCTTTGGCGAGCTTTACCGCAACGGCGGCGCGGCGGGCGGCGAGCAGGTGTTGCCGGCCGAATGGGTCGAACGAAGCTGGACCCCGGCCACGCGCTCCCCCTGGAGCGGTGAGAGCTATGGCTATGGCTGGTTCATTGGTGAGGTGCGCGGCCACCTGGTCTATTACGCCTGGGGTTATGGCGGGCAGATGATATTCGTAGTGCCGGATTTGGCGATGACGGTGGTTATGACCTCCTCCACCGACGTGGAACGTGGCAGCGATCATCTGGGCGCGCTGCGCCGCCTGCTGAAGGACGGCATCGTGCCCGCGGCCGAACGCGGCGGTCAGACCGGCTAG